Proteins from a single region of Xyrauchen texanus isolate HMW12.3.18 chromosome 7, RBS_HiC_50CHRs, whole genome shotgun sequence:
- the LOC127646875 gene encoding copper-transporting ATPase 2-like: MNKLSPVSNLVKFISKSSDNGTANGKQMCMDDCRPLCRCGSDPCICGFSQNSKDGLKENKKNKGPHEAWTPQQHAFDNLGFEPGGPNELKTSLGHLARVQMEEMVMEESEVKIRVQGMTCQTCVQSVEERLRTLQGVLSVQVSLSNKETSVRFHPAKVTHEVLRRHIEDMGFDASILVLPTQLQPAATGIRAAPISADWSEVTLGVEGMRCGSCVKNITETLSGILGVNSVFVSLEKGSVDLRFDPSQLTLETVKGLLEEIPPGNFRVSIPGWNSESRSNSLVRISSQRVTIEIEGMTCISCVQAIEEMVSQRAGVRSIKVYLQEKKGIVTFDSSLTCPEELKAAIEDMGFEAWIEPDSAICEGSSSIQRSSGLKHLPPKSCIQTSRSSPSFINKDNPSGSEERETQKIFVQVTGMTCASCVANIERNLLKHEGIKSVLVALMAGKAEVRYDRELLDPARIVQLISALGFGASVMELNTFLDGVLDLSVTGMTCASCVHNIESKLLRTKGILEASVALATNKAHVKFNPDLVGSRDIVRIIEGLGFGVSLIKNEGFGKNTLDHHEEIRQWKHSFLFSLVFGIPVMGLMIYMMVMDSQHKEHGGSMPVDQNILPGLSTLNLAFFLLCTPVQFLGGRYFYIQAYRSLRHGVANMDVLIVLATTIAYVYSCIVLIVAMIEGAKQSPLTFFDTPPMLFVFIALGRWLEHVAKCKTSEALAKLMSLQATDATIVYLGPDNTIISEEQVSVELVQRGDVVKVAPGGKFPVDGKVIEGTSMADESLITGEPMPVIKKPGSCVIAGSINAHGALLVKATHVGAETTLSQIVKLVEEAQTSKAPIQQLADKLSSYFVPFIVVVSALVAVLWLIIGFMDFNIVAQYFPDYDQNISRTDVIVRFAFQASITVLSIACPCSLGLATPTAVMVGTGVGAQNGILIKGGEPLEMAHKARAVMFDKTGTITNGVPQVTRVLVLWDRARLPLRKVLAVVGTAEASSEHPLGIAVAKYCKEELGTESLGHCYDFQAVPGCGISCKVSNIEDLLQNSPKNQAIPTAKPTPLLLNLQGATTDESSLLADTDAGPDSPSYSVLIGNRQWMMRNGLEVTADVDDAMSSHETKGQTAILVAIDGVLCSMLAVADTVKAESALAVRTLSSMGIEVFMITGDNRRTARAIATQVGIRKVFAEVLPSHKVAKVQELQERGLKVAMVGDGVNDSPALAHADLGIAIGTGTDVAIEAADIVLIRNDLLDVVASIELSKKTVQRIRINFVFALIYNLLGIPIAAGVFMPAGLVLQPWMGSAAMAASSVSVVLSSLLLRLYKKTTVEEYELRAQGHKLSLSPSQVSTHIGLEYRRCSPLSFSRDRHRWSRSGSGSSSLNLNSSQLSTTQPYSPSHYSRLEPDVTGRSFIL, translated from the exons CCCTCAGCAACATGCTTTTGATAATCTTGGTTTTGAGCCAGGGGGCCCCAATGAATTGAAGACCAGTTTGGGTCACCTCGCCCGGGTTCAGATGGAAGAGATGGTGATGGAGGAGAGTGAGGTGAAGATCAGGGTGCAAGGAATGACCTGTCAGACATGTGTCCAGTCTGTTGAAGAACGGCTTAGAACTCTTCAAGGGGTTCTAAGTGTCCAGGTGTCTTTGAGCAATAAAGAAACCTCTGTGAGGTTTCACCCTGCAAAGGTAACACATGAGGTTTTGAGAAGACACATAGAGGACATGGGGTTTGATGCCTCAATTCTGGTATTGCCTACTCAACTACAACCTGCTGCAACTGGGATTCGTGCTGCACCCATCTCCGCTGATTGGTCTGAGGTGACTTTAGGTGTAGAAGGGATGCGTTGTGGGTCTTGTGTCAAGAACATAACTGAGACCTTGTCAGGAATATTAGGTGTCAACTCTGTATTTGTGTCATTGGAAAAAGGAAGTGTGGACCTTAGATTTGACCCATCTCAGTTAACCTTGGAGACAGTTAAAGGTTTGTTGGAGGAGATTCCACCTGGGAATTTTAGGGTTTCCATACCTGGTTGGAACTCAGAATCCAGATCGAATTCTTTGGTCAGGATTTCATCACAACGCGTCACCATCGAAATAGAAGGGATGACATGCATCTCTTGTGTTCAAGCCATAGAGGAAATGGTGTCCCAGAGAGCTGGGGTACGTTCCATAAAGGTTTACTTACAGGAAAAGAAGGGAATTGTAACATTTGACTCCAGCTTGACTTGTCCAGAAGAACTGAAGGCAGCAATCGAGGACATGGGATTTGAAGCGTGGATAGAACCAG ACTCTGCCATTTGTGAAGGTTCATCAAGCATTCAGAGGTCTAGTGGTTTGAAACACCTGCCCCCAAAAAGCTGTATCCAGACATCTAGGTCTTCACCAAGTTTCATCAACAAAGACAACCCCAGTGGTTCTGAGGAAAGAGAGACACAGAAAATTTTTGTTCAGGTGACAGGGATGACCTGTGCATCCTGTGTGGCCAACATTGAGAGAAACCTGTTGAAACATGAAG gtatTAAATCAGTATTGGTTGCCCTGATGGCTGGTAAGGCAGAGGTGAGATATGATCGAGAGCTTTTGGACCCAGCTCGGATTGTCCAGCTAATCTCTGCTCTGGGGTTTGGCGCTTCAGTGATGGAGCTGAACACATTCTTGGATGGCGTCCTGGATCTCTCT GTCACTGGTATGACATGTGCTTCCTGTGTCCATAACATCGAAAGCAAACTTTTGAGGACAAAGGGAATTTTGGAAGCCTCTGTTGCCTTGGCAACAAACAAAGCTCATGTGAAGTTTAACCCTGATTTGGTGGGCTCTCGAGACATTGTCAGAATTATTGAG GGCTTGGGTTTTGGAGTGTCTTTGATAAAGAATGAGGGATTTGGGAAGAACACTTTAGACCATCATGAGGAGATTCGGCA ATGGAAGCACTCATTTCTGTTCAGTCTGGTGTTTGGAATCCCAGTAATGGGTCTAATGATCTACATGATGGTGATGGACAGTCAACACAAGGAACACGGTGGTTCCATGCCTGTAgaccaaaacatcctacctggtCTCTCTACACTTAACTTGGCCTTCTTCCTGCTTTGCACACCAGTTCAG TTTCTAGGTGGCCGTTACTTTTACATTCAAGCGTACCGTTCGCTAAGACATGGTGTAGCCAACATGGACGTCCTCATCGTCTTGGCAACCACCATCGCATATGTATATTCCTGCATAGTGCTGATCGTTGCCATGATTGAAGGAGCTAAACAGAGCCCGCTCACATTTTTTGATACACCTCCGATGCTTTTTGTGTTCATCGCTCTGGGACGCTGGCTGGAGCATGTAGCTAAG TGTAAAACTTCTGAGGCTCTGGCAAAACTCATGTCTCTACAGGCAACGGATGCCACTATAGTGTACCTGGGTCCGGACAACACTATCATCAG CGAGGAGCAGGTGTCTGTGGAGTTGGTGCAGAGGGGTGACGTGGTGAAGGTGGCACCGGGAGGAAAGTTTCCTGTTGATGGGAAGGTGATCGAGGGCACATCTATGGCAGACGAGTCCCTAATCACTG GGGAGCCAATGCCAGTCATAAAGAAACCAGGCAGCTGTGTGATAGCAGGTTCTATTAATGCTCATGGAGCTCTACTGGTAAAAGCCACACATGTAGGGGCAGAGACCACGCTCAGTCAGATAGTTAAACTAGTGGAAGAGGCCCAGACAtcaaag GCGCCGATTCAGCAGTTGGCTGACAAACTGAGCAGCTATTTTGTTCCATTTATAGTTGTCGTCTCGGCGCTTGTAGCGGTGCTATGGCTCATCATTGGCTTTATGGACTTCAACATAGTGGCACAATATTTTCCT GATTACGACCAAAACATCTCCCGGACAGATGTGATTGTCCGGtttgccttccaggcctccatcACGGTTCTGTCCATTGCATGCCCCTGCTCTCTGGGTCTGGCAACACCGACTGCTGTTATGGTGGGCACAGGGGTGGGTGCCCAGAATGGCATTCTTATAAAGGGTGGAGAACCTCTGGAAATGGCCCACAAGGCAAG GGCTGTTATGTTTGATAAGACAGGCACCATCACTAACGGGGTGCCGCAGGTGACACGTGTACTGGTATTGTGGGACCGAGCAAGGCTTCCTCTCCGGAAGGTTCTGGCTGTGGTGGGCACCGCTGAGGCCAGCAGTGAACATCCGTTGGGCATTGCTGTCGCCAAGTATTGCAAAGAG GAGTTAGGAACAGAAAGCCTTGGGCACTGCTATGACTTCCAGGCAGTTCCTGGCTGTGGAATAAGTTGTAAAGTCTCCAACATTGAGGATCTGCTACAGAACAGTCCAAAGAATCAAGCAATTCCCACAGCAAAACCCACACCACTTCTGCTCAACCTCCAAGGAGCCACCACAGATGAGAGCAGCCTGTTGGCAGACACAGATGCAGGGCCAG ACAGCCCCTCATACTCTGTTTTGATTGGGAACAGACAGTGGATGATGAGGAATGGTTTGGAGGTCACTGCTGATGTGGATGATGCCATGAGCAGCCATGAGACTAAAGGCCAGACAGCCATACTTGTGGCTATTGACG GAGTTCTGTGTTCTATGTTAGCTGTGGCAGACACAGTGAAGGCAGAGTCAGCTCTAGCTGTTCGTACCCTAAGCAGTATGGGAATAGAGGTCTTCATGATCACAGGAGACAACAGACGCACAGCCCGAGCCATTGCCACACAG GTGGGCATCAGGAAGGTGTTTGCTGAGGTCTTGCCCTCTCATAAAGTGGCAAAGGTTCAAGAATTGCAGGAAAGAGGTCTTAAAGTTGCAATGGTAGGTGACGGGGTCAACGACTCGCCTGCTCTTGCCCATGCTGATCTAGGCATCGCCATTGGAACAGGCACTGATGTTGCCATAGAGGCAGCAGATATTGTCCTTATAAGA AATGATTTGCTGGATGTGGTGGCCAGTATTGAGCTGTCTAAAAAGACTGTGCAGAGAATCCGGATTAACTTTGTGTTTGCTCTCATTTACAACTTGCTTGGCATCCCTATTGCTGCAG GTGTGTTTATGCCTGCTGGACTGGTGCTGCAGCCCTGGATGGGTTCTGCTGCGATGGCAGCTTCATCTGTCTCTGTTGTGCTCTCCTCTCTACTGCTGAGACT ctaCAAGAAGACAACAGTAGAAGAGTATGAGTTAAGAGCTCAGGGTCATAAACTCAGTCTGAGTCCATCTCAGGTCAGCACCCACATAGGACTGGAGTACCGTCGCTGCAGCCCTCTTTCATTCAGCAGAGACAGACACAGGTGGAGCAGATCTGGCTCAGGCTCCTCCTCCCTGAACCTAAACTCCTCCCAACTCTCCACAACACAACCATACAGCCCATCACACTACTCTCGACTAGAGCCCGATGTGACAGGACGAAGCTTCATCCTGTAG